In Triticum aestivum cultivar Chinese Spring unplaced genomic scaffold, IWGSC CS RefSeq v2.1 scaffold124094, whole genome shotgun sequence, the following are encoded in one genomic region:
- the LOC123172906 gene encoding uncharacterized protein: protein MGRRPRYCSPAAPPDVPSSSTMVATKKVPVLNTAYNAGMLHSIAGDWNPNMKVVFKGAGIDELCKIKLLGNNNRIFSMSLLSRIDPKNMKMDMGDGNFVEINGREVSKCLGLEPCGRKIDIPGGACLADRGALLARLHDILDTQMHKACKIPIVEIKNIVQTASKVAIVGAEKEKMMAACTIIAASTFLVPKGAHPKISYELLPVLADPSHISDYDFCDYVVEGLREAATKLREDLLHDPSQLILQGCLVIPQIIFCDYHEHGMQGREGLPLPRLAHYSDTFMRLQTKKHAARNGVDAGFEVSDVPRSPAFNVASGSAAPAQPLNTPSPGVHATAAGFGMAQDKEVDPQILAALREAVENQFRKREEAFVKMVDEAKDKVLEEIRTKAAAKRQRDLEETLDDFIERVKRQAPVAAAFPNVSQSPHVPRRMTDIVTDLAATSREAARSLMAVVVRNEDANKEHVPEAGQAARQGAAIPTIESARGKEPVTPLEYDEPMVPDDEPDDKPMIEDVKGKGPAIQLPPRRCTRQTTMHEALGCGARDQVVPDMMHRGDTTMGEAVAPDLPKQRISTVTPLGNKRLALPGGGQQSNPLPLAVVPAMPPQPPAAHNYGFSPFELELHHFFYPDHVCMDLYETVEMLSEPSELSRTWFEHFNPTVLRLDGHKIKYQFSLLGEMLYTGLDAWVRGWNERESRMMARVHLPNWRGLVPPDVV from the exons ATGGGTCGCAGACCAAGGTACTGTTCACCTGCGGCGCCGCCGGATGTGCCGTCTTCCTCTACAATGGTGGCTACGAAGAAGGTTCCCGTCCTAAACACAGCCTACAACGCGGGTATGCTTCACTCCATCGCGGGTGACTGGAACCCGAACATGAAAGTTGTGTTCAAGGGCGCGGGGATAGATGAGTTGTGCAAAATCAAGCTCCTAGGCAATAACAATCGTATCTTCTCCATGTCTCTTCTGTCACGCATAGATCCAAAAAACATGAAGATGGACATGGGGGATGGTAACTTTGTAGAGATAAATGGTAGGGAGGTTTCCAAATGCCTAGGACTAGAGCCCTGTGGTAGGAAGATAGATATTCCCGGTGGTGCTTGCTTGGCAGACCGGGGAGCCTTGCTAGCAAGGTTGCATGACATTTTAGATACACAAATGCACAAGGCATGCAAGATCCCGATTGTGGAAATAAAGAATATAGTGCAAACTGCAAGCAAGGTAGCAATAGTTGGCGCAGAGAAGGAGAAGATGATGGCGGCATGTACAATCATAGCTGCCTCGACTTTTCTTGTTCCAAAAGGAGCCCATCCGAAAATTTCGTACGAGCTGCTGCCAGTTCTTGCTGACCCAAGTCACATATCAGACTATGATTTTTGTGATTATGTGGTCGAGGGGTTGAGAGAGGCTGCAACCAAGCTGAGGGAGGATCTTCTCCATGACCCTTCTCAGTTAATCCTCCAGGGGTGTCTTGTTATACCGCAG ATAATTTTCTGTGACTACCACGAGCACGGGATGCAAGGACGTGAGGGCTTGCCACTTCCTAGGCTGGCTCACTACTCGGACACGTTCATGAGACTACAGACCAAGAAGCATGCAGCGAGGAACGGTGTGGATGCTGGCTTTGAG GTATCAGATGTGCCTAGATCTCCGGCATTCAATGTTGCTTCCGGGAGTGCAGCTCCAGCCCAACCGTTGAACACACCAAGCCCTGGTGTGCATGCTACGGCTGCTGGATTTGGCATGGCCCAGGACAAGGAGGTGGATCCGCAG ATTCTAGCGGCTCTAAGGGAAGCAGTGGAGAACCAGTTCAGAAAACGCGAGGAGGCATTTGTCAAGATGGTCGACGAGGCGAAAGATAAGGTACTGGAAGAAATACGCACGAAGGCAGCTGCAAAACGGCAGAGAGATCTAGAGGAAACTCTAGATGATTTCATTGAAAGGGTTAAGAGGCAAGCTCCAGTTGCTGCGGCATTTCCTAATGTGAGCCAGTCCCCGCATGTTCCAAGAAGGATGACAG ATATTGTCACCGATCTCGCAGCAACGTCACGTGAGGCGGCGCGTTCTCTCATGGCTGTTGTGGTCCGAAACGAGGATGCAAATAAGGAACATG TGCCGGAAGCGGGCCAAGCTGCTCGTCAGGGCGCGGCCATTCCAACCATCGAGTCTGCACGTGGAAAAG AGCCAGTGACCCCGCTTGAGTATGATGAGCCTATGGTGCCTGATGACGAGCCGGACGATAAGCCAATGATAGAAGATGTAAAAGGCAAAGGTCCTGCCATTCAAT TGCCTCCTCGTAGATGCACGAGACAGACTACCATGCATGAGGCCCTTGGCTGTGGTGCAAGGGATCAAGTGGTGCCTGATATGATGCATCGTGGAGATACCACCATGGGCGAAG CTGTTGCGCCGGACCTGCCGAAACAACGTATTTCCACAGTCACACCGCTAGGGAACAAGAGGCTTGCCTTACCTGGAGGTGGCCAGCAGAGTAACCCACTGCCTCTAG CGGTTGTTCCAGCAATGCCACCCCAGCCACCTGCTGCACATAATTATGGCTTTTCGCCGTTTGAGCTGGAACTTCATCACTTCTTCTACCCAGACCACGTCTGCATGGATTTATATGAGACGGTCGAAATGCTTAGCGAGCCGTCCGAACTTAGCAG GACTTGGTTCGAACACTTCAATCCTACTGTCCTACGCCTGGATGGTCACAAGATCAAGTACCAGTTCAGTTTGCTTGGTGAAATGCTGTACACGGGACTCGATGCATGGGTGCGTGGGTGGAATGAGAGAGAGAGTAGGATGATGGCAAGAGTACACCTGCCAAACTGGAGGGGTTTGGTTCCTCCTGATGTTGTG